Genomic segment of Gouania willdenowi chromosome 17, fGouWil2.1, whole genome shotgun sequence:
aaaaagaaaggctcACAATTGCAACATAGACAATTTGTTCGTTAACATCACAATCCTCAATAACTGTCTTCTAATCAAATTTGATACTCTTAACATGTTAAAATTCAGAACAAAAATTTGAACATTTGTAGTTTTaatcagaataaactttttttttctcaaactcaCTTTTCATCTCTTCCATACGTTATTTCTCTCTCCTACAGCGTCTACTACAATCAAGTATGCATATTGGGCAATGACATCACTTTGCGACTACTAACTATTTTTAGGACAGCAAATAGCTACTTTCCTTACTGAGGAGTTGACAACACTGGTCTAGGAAGCCTGGGGTTCCCTGGTGAGGAGAGGCTGTCCTCACAGTGCTGACAGGGCTGAGTGGAGGCTCTATTTGTGCTGCTCTGCTGTCCAACAGAGACAAACACTGAGAATCATTcattcacaaacacacagagacattTTCTGCTGCAAACTACATTTGAATGGAAACAAACCTGACAGTGGCCACACTTGTAGGAACTCTTCCTGCTGTGGGTACATTTGTGGACTTTCAGCTTCTCACAACTGATCACATCCtccccacactggtcacatctAAATGgtttcttctcatgaactcgttggtgacgtttaaaataaaatttgtacTTGTAAGATTTGCAACACATGTTACATTTGTGTGGCCTTTCTGAcgagtggctgatttggtgaaGTGTCAACTgtttatatgttgtaaaaactttgtcacactggtcacagcgACACACTTCATGTTCATTGTGAAATCTCAGGTGTCTGGTGAGTGAATGTTTGTGGTTATATGTGTTtccacagtggtcacagcgaTGCATCTCTGCTCTTGAGTGAGTCTTCGTGTGCATCGTTAAAGCTGATCGTTGTGCAAAAGCCCTCGCACACTGTTCACATGTGTACAATTTGATTCCGCTGTGAATGGATACATGTCTTTGCAAGGTTCCAGATTGAcgaaaagtctttccacattcctCACATTTGTACGGTTTCAAATCTCTGTGGATACGTTGATGCCGCAATAAAGTACCTTTCTCAGTAAAAGCATTCCCACATTCATCACACTTGTGACATTTCTCTCCACTGTGAACAAGCCGATGGCTCTTCATCTTATGCTTAAGagcaaaagcttttccacatatGTCACATTCAAACTCTTTAACTCCAGTATGAAGGACTTTGTGTGCTTTTAAGGTACAATTCATCGCAAAAGACTTTCCACACTCATCACAGCCGAACGGTTTGTCTCCAGAATGAGTTCGTTGATGTACAGTGAGCTCTCCTCTATAGGTAAAAGCCTTCCCACACTCGTCACATGCATGTGGCTTTGGTTTCACTCCAGGTttgctctgctgttgaactctttgctctgtgACTGAAGTTCTCCtcttagatttttttctttgtactgGCTGAGCTTCAAACTCTTGGGAGTATTGAGGTCCAGAGTCCTGTaaaacagttagagattaaacaaacaaaagtaaaTATTGTGAAACACAAATGTGGCtgttaaagatggatcagacaTAGCATAAGCTTCAGTAGGAGCTCAGCGTCAATAGAACATCTACATGGACTTCAGGTACCAAAGTTTACCAGCAGAACATTGACAAAAGCATCACACTGCCTCCACAGCTCAGTGGCAGGGATGGAAATTAGCACTTGTCTTTGTTCAAATGAAGGGGATTTGGCTAGAAATGAAGTGGCTTTGGATGTTATTTACATGTTAATGAATAACAGGGCTTGAGACGTGCAACCTTTTTTTCAGCAAGTGCGAGAAAGAATTTAATCTGGGTGTGAATTTGTTTCAATACTCCCTCTAACACAGGCGTTGAATTAGATATTGCGGTTGAAAATCGCCCTCTTTCACAGGCTTAGTTTCTTCCACATGCACTCCCTCCAGTTCTGAAGAAAGGGTCGTCCCGTACATGTGCTGCACATATGCACATCATCACACACTAAAGACAGACAATTCACATCAACAACCATTTTGACATTTCAACAAATTAAGCGATCTATCGctgaatattttaaacaaaatgagGGGATAGAGGAATAAGATTGCTAGTGTGTAAACGTTTACACACCAACATTTTAATCGACTGTCAAAAACTACTCATTTACTCATTTCTTTTGACACAATAATGCATCAGcagcatgtttttgtgtttgtttaaatgatcaatgttTGATTGACTTTCTAAGGAATCCTCCCATCTCCACCTCCACTCACCCTGTGAAAAGTTAGCACTTTGTTGCTTGTCTAACGGAGCACGTGGACTTAATCATTTTACATAAATAAAGGGTGGGGGGAGTGGGGGATGGGGTTGAGAAATGTTtccaaaacaaataaagttagtgtaaccaaatacattgtaaatatAATATGTGTGATTGTGCCTTAATCACAGAGTTTCATATTATTTTGGCAGTATTATGACAGTATTATGGTCCTCTCTGCGCCCCTCTTAATCATGGGCCCCTTATTCCTTATTCTCCCTTTTCCTGTGCCCCTTGGTGCATTTCAGGAACACAAAGAGGGGTGAAAAAAATGACTGCGGATGCACAGAGTATTTTGTAACATTGTTTTGGATACATGTTCTTCACTTTTCCCCTTCCACTATAAGAGAAAGTAATACAAAATGTCACTGAGTAACATTACCTGGGTGTCATTTTAGGCCCAActcttagtttaaaaaaaaacatatcaaacAGATGTGCCAAAGTCTCAGGTACAATATCAAAACTTTCAAATGTATTAGAAACTTGTTAACACTGGACGCTGCTCAAAcctattttaatgtaatgattATGTCTcggttttattattgtataacaTGCTGTCCTAGGCGAGTAAAACCGCTCAAAACAAACAATCGCTCAAAATCCTCGACCGAAAACAGCGACAACACCATCACGGTTTAGTCCTTCAAAAATATAGACTGTTAACTTTTGACAACATTCAAAGATTTGCATTATTACAATTGTCCCATAAAATCTTAAATAACTTTGCACCAGCACcttttaaagcagaattaagtaacttgcacttagcgcttcccctaaaggtcccttttggttatgtcactgtcgtaaacactccacaCCTCCCGCCACCTGCCCCACCCTACAGCTACATacacacctttgctctcccaagacagtagcaaccaatcactgaaagatcctaatacaacagtgacacttaaggtgctttcacaccaaacgcgacctcaagttatctcccctaaAGCGACGTGACTTATGTAATTTGAGCTACAAGGTCGAACTTGACCGGTAAACTTcttgaaaaccacagtaacaactgatcataacacattctgagtgaactcatctccgtaagttgataatttaaaccgtaaaagctgagcaagaaggaaaagaagtgatcaaccctctctctctttctctctaccctgtcactggctcaacacacacacgcacacacgcacacacacacacacacacacacctctggtGATCACTCACTGGAGTGATGAAGTCACCAAAAAGCATCGCTATGTGCAAGTGACACATCAGAACTGCAGCAGTGCGGtcatgtttggtgtgaacgcaccttaagggtgctttcacacatataatCCCATGAGACCATGTGAGCaatatgaggaagagagacaagtaaaataacagtgtgtgtgattgctgctgAGCcatcactgcatggagttgcttcGTTCCTCTGACAAAGGTCTTCTATTTTCTGGCTCCACCATGATAGAAGTTTGAggaaagtgaatttgtagaccaccgtgtgcagccacggggctgatCTTAATCTAGCAtttgtttgtattgggctgcagTAAAGCAGTACGTTTTGGAgccaggaaagttgcaagtgctgttttctggccagaggcAACAGGGGGAGATAAAAGACCCCCCagtcaccccataaacacttgtattaccttCATAGGGACTacgaaaataatttattaaggtgaaaaagtgacttagttctgctttaagaacTTTATACGGTTCACTTCTGCTGTGACAACTAGAACCACATGAGCTTCCACCAAGGGGCAGTGTACCATAcccaaatgtaaatcttaatttGCACCATCATCCTTCTCAAATAAAGCAAGATAAGAATGGAACGATCTCACAACAGACCTGAAAAGTCAAACTGCCTATTTTCTGTTCACTGCATCAAATCAAAGGTACTCACACGGACACTGAGGTGGActagagttgtcacgataccaaaatgagtaaccgCAACactataccagacaaagtatcacggttccGTGTAATATCGCAATACTGAaggcttttttattattatttttatgaactgcaatgtatttgtgcaagttagaaatacttattaattacttatagtgttgtttgatGCATGATAAGAGTAtatgaacaaaagcatataagcaataaaaaacaaataaatgaagttagaatttatatggttgaaattttaaaaaaatctttaagtttcttttgcacatcaatttatgtttaacaaatataaataatcaactcaGGATAAAAAATCcactgtcttttaaaaaaaaaatctatttgacaataatgcttcttctccaacataataaaccataaacGACAAAAtactttaaaggagacatatcatgcttttaaatccttcctttttacaaataagtcatacagttgtggtctatataaagtggaactgcaatgcttggctctgaattcctcattattatagctccaccccttttctgccccttttctgatgtgcttctgagagcaactcgttttggtgcggtctctttaaatgcaaatgagacactccataccccgccccctctccaggttgcagaggtgacactcggttcaactccaccctgttcggccatttttgtagtttgatagaagagatacgattatgtagcggcgcataaactttttattcacacgttatttacaaaatgtcaacaacagaagacttgtccatccagccttacatgtacgagccagagtctgacccagcggagcgagatgaaaatgaagatgatgaacctgcagaacaacgtcttcatatggacgttaacaagtgagctaacataagcgccaagctaacgctagcgccaagctaacgctagcgccaagctaatgtcacaaaatgcattttaatacagtcttttcggagacaaaaatggcaaaatgaaatgactaatgaaaactttagacttaaattaaatcacgtaggccatatcatcaaggatctaaaacgagcacacagcgcaaacatatgaagtctgaagacggtgcaactgctaatgctaacaaaacaatgacagggacgtcttatcatcacactttttagcgttatttacagcttaccgaagtgctctgttcgtcgtctccaaagatagaaggaattgaaccctcaaccagacaaagtctttcagcaaacttgacttatcctctcgtaatttcggcatccttgagcttggactacaaaataaagtgttgggcctggagtcgatgtactaatttggcagttccgctgcaaatactgtgacgttattgttcaaaaaacttaatagagaatcgaaaaatcgaaacagattgaaaaatatgaccaaaacagaatataaagatatcaacggagcacctgaagagactaatttgaacttttctgtagttctaaacaatctaaatatacaaaatgcatttaagggctaaaaaagtggatttagcatgatatgtcccctttaaacaggaactgattc
This window contains:
- the LOC114479764 gene encoding zinc finger protein 664-like isoform X2, whose amino-acid sequence is MDANSPTSWMMTAVKLEEEEKLLWREVKLGETDSEDDDDDDDDDDEGCRRKAEPKLEETEEFPSNAADQISVKEEDSGPQYSQEFEAQPVQRKKSKRRTSVTEQRVQQQSKPGVKPKPHACDECGKAFTYRGELTVHQRTHSGDKPFGCDECGKSFAMNCTLKAHKVLHTGVKEFECDICGKAFALKHKMKSHRLVHSGEKCHKCDECGNAFTEKGTLLRHQRIHRDLKPYKCEECGKTFRQSGTLQRHVSIHSGIKLYTCEQCARAFAQRSALTMHTKTHSRAEMHRCDHCGNTYNHKHSLTRHLRFHNEHEVCRCDQCDKVFTTYKQLTLHQISHSSERPHKCNMCCKSYKYKFYFKRHQRVHEKKPFRCDQCGEDVISCEKLKVHKCTHSRKSSYKCGHCQQSSTNRASTQPCQHCEDSLSSPGNPRLPRPVLSTPQ
- the LOC114479764 gene encoding zinc finger protein 664-like isoform X1 — its product is MDANSPTSWMMTAVKLEEEEKLLWREVKLGETDSEDDDDDDDDDDEGCRRKAEPKLEETEEFPSNAADQISVKEEDSGPQYSQEFEAQPVQRKKSKRRTSVTEQRVQQQSKPGVKPKPHACDECGKAFTYRGELTVHQRTHSGDKPFGCDECGKSFAMNCTLKAHKVLHTGVKEFECDICGKAFALKHKMKSHRLVHSGEKCHKCDECGNAFTEKGTLLRHQRIHRDLKPYKCEECGKTFRQSGTLQRHVSIHSGIKLYTCEQCARAFAQRSALTMHTKTHSRAEMHRCDHCGNTYNHKHSLTRHLRFHNEHEVCRCDQCDKVFTTYKQLTLHQISHSSERPHKCNMCCKSYKYKFYFKRHQRVHEKKPFRCDQCGEDVISCEKLKVHKCTHSRKSSYKCGHCQSSTNRASTQPCQHCEDSLSSPGNPRLPRPVLSTPHL